Proteins co-encoded in one bacterium genomic window:
- the purF gene encoding amidophosphoribosyltransferase gives MGSNHRKQDELSRDIMPEIEAGMDHPKEECGIFGVFGPLEDVARLTFFGLFALQHRGQESAGIAVSDGTVVRMHKEMGLVSQVFDEHILSELPGYIAIGHTRYSTTGSSMLRNAQPITCSSQVGDIAVAHNGNLVNAQQVRRELEDEGIVFDTTNDSEVIARLIATHPGNIIEAVRAMMRRVQGAYSLAILTPTQLIGVRDPYGVRPLCLATLNGYHVIASETCALGPVGAVFDREIEPGEIAVIDENGANTYIGVPKEREALCMFEYIYFARPDSRMHGQLLHQTRRRMGRKLAEEHPAPSADLVIPVPDSGFPAALGFAEISGIPFGEGMVKSRYIHRTFIQPDQRMRELGVRMKLSALKEVLEGKSIVIVDDSIVRATTTRQLVKLLKDAGATEVHVRITAPPIQYPCFYGIDMATQRELIAAQCTVEEIRNHIGATSLGYLSVDGLIEAVGEPKSRFCLACFTGEYPIRVPDDVKLTKTLLEMAEMK, from the coding sequence ATGGGCTCAAACCATCGAAAGCAAGATGAGCTAAGCCGGGATATTATGCCGGAGATTGAAGCCGGCATGGACCATCCCAAGGAAGAATGCGGCATCTTCGGGGTATTCGGACCTCTTGAAGATGTTGCACGCTTAACTTTTTTCGGACTTTTTGCGCTTCAGCACCGCGGGCAAGAAAGCGCCGGCATTGCTGTATCTGACGGTACGGTTGTGCGCATGCATAAGGAAATGGGGCTTGTCAGTCAGGTATTTGACGAGCATATCCTTTCCGAACTCCCCGGTTACATTGCAATCGGCCACACTCGTTACTCCACAACCGGTTCAAGTATGCTCCGCAACGCCCAACCTATTACTTGTTCCTCACAAGTTGGCGATATCGCCGTTGCGCATAACGGCAACCTTGTGAATGCTCAACAAGTGCGCCGCGAGTTAGAGGACGAAGGCATTGTCTTCGATACCACCAACGACAGTGAAGTAATAGCGCGCCTTATTGCTACACATCCGGGGAATATTATCGAAGCTGTTCGGGCGATGATGAGGCGAGTTCAGGGCGCCTATTCGCTCGCCATTCTTACACCTACTCAACTAATCGGAGTACGCGATCCCTACGGCGTTCGGCCTTTATGCCTTGCAACTCTGAATGGCTACCATGTAATTGCTTCAGAGACATGTGCTTTAGGTCCGGTTGGAGCCGTTTTCGATCGCGAAATTGAGCCGGGTGAAATTGCGGTTATTGACGAGAACGGGGCGAATACTTATATCGGTGTTCCAAAGGAGCGCGAAGCATTGTGTATGTTCGAATACATCTACTTTGCCCGCCCTGATAGCCGAATGCATGGACAACTTTTGCATCAAACCCGCCGAAGAATGGGCAGAAAACTGGCCGAAGAGCATCCCGCGCCATCGGCGGATTTGGTCATTCCAGTACCCGATAGCGGTTTCCCCGCTGCGCTTGGGTTTGCGGAGATTTCAGGCATCCCATTTGGCGAGGGAATGGTCAAAAGCCGTTACATTCACCGCACCTTCATTCAACCAGACCAGCGAATGCGTGAGTTGGGCGTTCGGATGAAGCTATCAGCCCTTAAAGAGGTTTTGGAAGGTAAAAGCATAGTGATTGTGGACGATTCAATTGTTCGCGCCACTACCACTCGACAGCTCGTTAAGTTGCTAAAAGACGCTGGAGCGACCGAGGTGCATGTTCGCATAACGGCGCCGCCCATCCAATATCCCTGCTTCTATGGCATCGATATGGCCACCCAACGCGAGCTAATCGCCGCTCAGTGTACAGTCGAAGAAATTCGCAACCACATCGGCGCTACCAGTTTGGGATATTTAAGTGTTGATGGGCTAATAGAAGCCGTAGGCGAGCCAAAAAGCCGTTTCTGCCTCGCCTGCTTCACTGGTGAATATCCCATCCGTGTCCCTGACGATGTTAAACTGACAAAGACCCTATTAGAAATGGCGGAAATGAAGTAG